In Nocardia yunnanensis, one DNA window encodes the following:
- a CDS encoding lipase family protein encodes MIGCAAIVGYGAAPAFAQPPATDIGGPSAAPAAPAAPAAPGLPSLPGLWQHWVDQVIPTPPLAPAPADSPLIDTADLSPDLAALRAAVMPAAIGDPFVDDWPDRLDGYDPGGIVEVRDVTRTAAPTLIVPVRQVLQVKYRSNDSHDKASYGIASLVLPQGDWPGPGERPVVVNNLPIDALGRDCNPSYTMAHGFTRASNFTGYILPTTQLALLRGYAVLITDHEGPRMAYADPVVAGRLVLDSIRAVRYALPDELGDSKFGMIGYSGGAIATNGAVKLMSEYAPELAGVVVGAAMGGVPADFSLLAHTMNANLASGVFLGAVFGIGRERPEILAHMNHLAEWVAVSFLNSECSEVFSAPGVLQLPVDAVADMPDALDSDLAHEIYAVTRMDGKKSPVPLYIYNGDQEIWVPAVGAENLYREQCSLGVPAVYRHVFGEHFIGAVTGYPESLSWLDQRLRGIPAPNEC; translated from the coding sequence ATGATCGGATGCGCTGCGATCGTCGGATACGGTGCTGCACCGGCATTCGCGCAACCACCTGCCACCGACATCGGCGGACCCTCGGCCGCACCGGCCGCTCCCGCGGCGCCCGCCGCGCCCGGCCTGCCCAGCCTGCCCGGGCTCTGGCAGCACTGGGTCGATCAGGTGATCCCCACCCCGCCGCTGGCGCCCGCGCCCGCGGACTCGCCCCTGATCGACACCGCCGATCTGTCACCGGATCTCGCGGCGCTGCGCGCGGCCGTCATGCCCGCCGCCATCGGGGACCCGTTCGTCGACGACTGGCCCGACCGGCTCGACGGCTACGACCCGGGCGGCATCGTCGAGGTCCGCGACGTGACCCGCACCGCCGCACCCACATTGATCGTTCCGGTGCGGCAGGTGCTGCAAGTGAAGTACCGCAGCAACGATTCTCACGACAAGGCGTCCTACGGGATCGCCAGTCTGGTGCTGCCGCAGGGGGATTGGCCGGGGCCGGGGGAGCGGCCGGTGGTGGTGAACAATCTGCCGATCGATGCGCTCGGCCGCGACTGCAACCCCAGTTACACCATGGCGCACGGGTTCACCCGCGCCTCCAACTTCACCGGCTACATTCTGCCCACCACCCAGCTGGCCCTGTTGCGCGGCTACGCCGTGCTGATCACCGACCACGAGGGCCCGCGCATGGCCTACGCCGACCCGGTCGTGGCCGGCCGTCTCGTCCTCGATTCCATCCGCGCCGTGCGCTACGCGCTGCCGGATGAGCTGGGCGACAGCAAGTTCGGCATGATCGGATATTCCGGCGGGGCGATCGCCACCAACGGCGCGGTGAAGCTGATGTCGGAGTACGCGCCCGAACTGGCCGGCGTGGTGGTGGGGGCGGCCATGGGCGGGGTGCCCGCGGATTTCAGTCTGCTGGCGCACACCATGAACGCCAATCTGGCCTCCGGGGTGTTTCTGGGCGCGGTGTTCGGCATCGGCCGCGAACGGCCCGAAATCCTCGCGCACATGAACCATTTGGCGGAATGGGTGGCGGTGTCGTTCCTCAACAGCGAATGCAGTGAGGTCTTCTCCGCGCCAGGGGTGTTGCAGCTGCCGGTGGACGCGGTCGCCGACATGCCCGACGCCCTCGACAGCGATCTGGCCCACGAGATCTACGCCGTCACCCGCATGGACGGCAAGAAATCCCCGGTGCCGCTGTACATCTACAACGGCGACCAGGAGATCTGGGTCCCGGCCGTCGGCGCCGAGAACCTCTACCGCGAACAGTGCTCGCTCGGCGTGCCGGCGGTCTACCGCCACGTGTTCGGCGAACACTTCATCGGCGCCGTCACCGGCTACCCCGAATCCCTGTCCTGGCTCGACCAACGCCTGCGAGGCATTCCCGCGCCCAACGAATGCTGA
- a CDS encoding GntR family transcriptional regulator, with protein MGDRTVVADVADELARRVASGEYEPGGLMPSVRQVADEFDLNRATAQLILGRLESYGFVDAYRGKGFVIRDVRAEGGVDVYRRLFRLSMPDPELAAEMFGHIVDEERGIALEALLDYTGSERALDPADLKDEIDALETLARGTDPDPHRMLSIELSLLRRLLTALGHSVQRAVLNSIGEMVLEVPQAVEAYFAVSPDLHVLVWRALVAVWESDGGPSQAQLALFEDLFGMYHQKVVARFEELVGAAGSAVPQEITGHAATA; from the coding sequence ATGGGAGACCGGACGGTCGTCGCCGACGTTGCCGACGAATTGGCGCGCCGCGTGGCATCCGGGGAGTACGAGCCCGGTGGTCTGATGCCGTCCGTCCGCCAGGTCGCCGACGAATTCGACCTCAATCGCGCTACGGCGCAATTGATTCTGGGCCGGCTGGAGTCCTACGGCTTCGTGGACGCCTACCGCGGCAAGGGATTCGTCATCCGCGATGTGCGCGCCGAGGGCGGCGTCGACGTGTATCGCCGCCTGTTCCGGTTGTCCATGCCGGATCCGGAGCTGGCCGCGGAGATGTTCGGCCATATCGTCGACGAGGAACGCGGCATCGCGCTCGAGGCGCTGCTGGATTACACCGGCAGCGAGCGCGCCCTGGATCCGGCCGACCTCAAGGACGAGATCGACGCCCTGGAAACCCTTGCCCGCGGCACGGATCCGGATCCGCACCGCATGCTGAGCATCGAGCTGAGCCTGCTGCGGCGGCTGCTGACCGCGCTCGGGCATTCGGTGCAGCGGGCGGTGCTCAACTCCATCGGCGAGATGGTGCTGGAGGTGCCGCAGGCCGTCGAGGCGTATTTCGCGGTGTCGCCGGATCTGCACGTGCTGGTGTGGCGGGCGCTGGTGGCGGTGTGGGAGTCCGACGGCGGGCCGAGTCAGGCGCAGCTGGCGCTGTTCGAGGATCTGTTCGGGATGTACCACCAGAAGGTGGTGGCGCGGTTCGAGGAGCTGGTCGGGGCGGCCGGATCCGCGGTGCCGCAGGAGATCACGGGGCACGCGGCGACGGCCTAG
- a CDS encoding helix-turn-helix domain-containing protein encodes MIAEPVAHDRADSAVAERGPTALRIAVGSQLRKLREQSGITREAAGEHIRGSHAKISRLELGRTGFKERDIRDLLSLYGVKDPGELDQFLDLVRKANQPGWWHRYSDLLPSWFETYLGLEHAAKSIRTYEGQLVPGLLQTPDYARSVVALGHDVDGERRVSLRRRRQELLTRDDAPSFWAVIDEAVLHRPVGGPGVLRGQIEYLIELSQRPNITIQLLPYAAGGHAAAGSSFTMLRFAEPELPDIVYLEQLTSALYLDRRQDLELYRQVMDQLSVQAEPPERTRKELARIAADLD; translated from the coding sequence ATGATCGCAGAACCCGTTGCCCACGATCGGGCGGATTCCGCTGTCGCCGAACGTGGCCCGACCGCACTGCGTATCGCGGTCGGCAGTCAGCTACGGAAACTGAGGGAACAGAGCGGTATCACACGGGAGGCCGCGGGTGAACACATCCGCGGGTCCCATGCCAAGATCAGTCGCCTGGAACTCGGGCGCACCGGATTCAAGGAACGGGACATCCGGGATCTGTTGTCGCTGTACGGCGTTAAGGATCCCGGTGAGCTCGATCAGTTCCTGGATCTGGTTCGCAAGGCGAACCAGCCGGGTTGGTGGCATCGCTACAGCGATCTGCTGCCGTCCTGGTTCGAAACCTATCTCGGTCTCGAGCACGCGGCGAAATCCATTCGCACCTATGAGGGTCAGCTCGTCCCGGGTCTGCTGCAGACCCCGGACTACGCCCGCTCGGTCGTAGCCCTCGGGCACGATGTGGATGGAGAACGCCGCGTCTCGCTGCGCCGGCGCCGCCAGGAGCTACTCACCCGCGACGACGCACCCAGCTTCTGGGCCGTGATCGACGAGGCGGTGCTGCACCGTCCCGTGGGCGGGCCGGGGGTCCTGCGCGGGCAGATCGAGTACTTGATCGAGTTGTCCCAGCGCCCCAACATCACCATTCAGTTGCTGCCGTATGCCGCGGGCGGGCATGCGGCAGCGGGCAGTTCGTTCACGATGCTGCGCTTCGCCGAGCCGGAACTTCCCGACATCGTCTACCTCGAGCAGCTGACGAGTGCGCTGTACCTGGATCGGCGACAGGATCTGGAGCTCTACCGCCAGGTCATGGATCAGCTGAGCGTGCAGGCGGAGCCGCCGGAGCGCACCCGCAAAGAGCTGGCGCGGATAGCTGCGGACCTGGATTAA
- a CDS encoding MFS transporter, with translation MDEVVREPEDSPFGASVLRKVTVRLVPLLVVGYIVSYIDRINIGFAKFGMDKAFGMSATQYGFVAGIFFVGYILAEVPSNIAMTRVGARIWLSRILVTWGIIAAATAFAPNFTTVCVLRFLLGVAEAGFFPGIIVYLTRWYPNAQRAKVISTVMVAIPLASVLGGPLNGWILSAFDGALGLSGWRWVFVVGGVPAIVLGVLFFLTLTDSPERARWLEDSEKAWLTGLLAAEEAERAVRAPAGHRAALKDKRVVALCAAYFLLLCGAYPLTYWMPSVIKQAGHGLSSFQIGWLSAVPFLLAAICMFLTGRVIRDERSSRPVLIALAISVVAFAVTAAELSAPAVALAAITVATMAAQTAKPLFWAVPTSYLAGVGAASGIALINSLGNAAGFVSPYAFGWIQDASHGDTGLAMGVMILANVGALLVLAAVAVRARGRRISVGEPVPGVGA, from the coding sequence ATGGACGAAGTCGTCCGCGAACCAGAGGATTCACCGTTCGGCGCCAGCGTCCTGCGCAAGGTGACGGTGCGTTTGGTGCCACTACTGGTGGTCGGGTACATCGTCAGCTACATCGATCGCATCAATATCGGCTTCGCCAAGTTCGGCATGGACAAGGCGTTCGGGATGAGCGCCACCCAGTACGGCTTCGTGGCCGGCATCTTCTTCGTCGGCTACATCCTGGCCGAGGTGCCCAGCAATATCGCCATGACCCGGGTCGGCGCCCGGATCTGGCTGAGCCGGATCCTGGTGACCTGGGGCATCATCGCCGCCGCGACCGCCTTCGCCCCCAACTTCACCACCGTGTGCGTGCTGCGCTTCCTGCTCGGCGTGGCAGAGGCGGGCTTCTTCCCGGGCATCATCGTGTACCTCACCCGCTGGTACCCGAATGCCCAGCGCGCCAAGGTGATTTCCACCGTGATGGTGGCGATCCCGCTGGCCAGCGTGCTGGGCGGCCCGCTCAACGGCTGGATCCTGAGCGCCTTCGACGGCGCGCTGGGACTGTCGGGCTGGCGCTGGGTGTTCGTCGTCGGCGGGGTGCCCGCCATCGTGCTCGGCGTCCTGTTCTTCCTGACCCTCACCGATTCGCCGGAGCGGGCCCGGTGGCTCGAGGACAGCGAAAAGGCTTGGCTGACCGGTCTTCTCGCGGCCGAGGAGGCCGAACGGGCGGTGCGCGCGCCGGCCGGGCATCGGGCCGCGCTGAAGGACAAGCGGGTCGTGGCGCTGTGCGCGGCCTACTTCCTGCTGCTGTGCGGCGCGTACCCGCTCACCTATTGGATGCCCTCGGTCATCAAGCAGGCCGGGCACGGGTTGAGCAGTTTTCAGATCGGGTGGCTCTCGGCGGTGCCGTTCCTGCTGGCCGCGATCTGTATGTTCCTGACCGGTCGCGTGATCCGTGACGAGCGGTCGTCGCGTCCGGTGCTGATCGCGCTGGCCATCTCGGTGGTGGCCTTCGCGGTGACCGCGGCCGAATTGTCGGCGCCCGCGGTCGCGCTCGCCGCGATCACGGTGGCGACCATGGCCGCGCAGACCGCGAAACCCCTGTTCTGGGCGGTGCCGACGTCGTATCTGGCCGGGGTCGGCGCCGCTAGTGGCATCGCGTTGATCAACTCGCTCGGCAATGCGGCGGGTTTCGTGAGCCCCTACGCCTTCGGCTGGATTCAGGACGCCTCGCACGGGGACACCGGTCTGGCCATGGGGGTGATGATCCTGGCCAATGTCGGTGCGCTGCTGGTGCTGGCCGCCGTGGCGGTGCGAGCGCGCGGGCGCCGGATATCGGTGGGCGAACCCGTGCCCGGCGTGGGCGCGTAG
- a CDS encoding acyl-CoA thioesterase domain-containing protein, translating to MADVPAYFDAVDGGFFPTPYAASQWSAAQVVGPALTGLLARELERAHATDGFVPVRLTVDLFSAARFEHTTTPTTRVRDGRRIRVADVSVVQGGKVAARASTVLLRPDEQPPGELWHREREPRPPALEAAPASPLPQLPLFDSGEDSPRWSSVPTDHENNRRKRTWQNPIRVITGEELTPFVRVAVVAEATSMMTNWGDKGIGFINTDMTLGLSRQPLGTEIGVEADSHFSEHGMAVGVATLFDRGGSFGSCMVTSVSNAGRQISTAQLDMVMRRRR from the coding sequence ATGGCGGACGTGCCCGCGTATTTCGACGCAGTGGACGGCGGGTTCTTCCCGACCCCGTACGCGGCCAGCCAGTGGTCCGCGGCCCAGGTGGTCGGCCCGGCCCTGACCGGCTTGCTGGCCCGCGAGCTCGAGCGCGCGCACGCCACCGACGGTTTCGTGCCGGTGCGCCTGACCGTGGACCTGTTCAGCGCGGCCCGCTTCGAGCACACCACCACCCCGACCACGCGGGTGCGCGACGGCCGCCGGATTCGCGTCGCGGACGTGAGCGTGGTGCAGGGCGGGAAGGTGGCCGCGCGGGCGTCCACGGTGCTGCTGCGGCCCGATGAGCAGCCGCCCGGGGAGCTGTGGCATCGCGAGCGCGAGCCGCGGCCGCCGGCGCTGGAGGCCGCGCCGGCCTCGCCGCTGCCGCAGCTGCCGCTGTTCGACAGCGGCGAGGACTCCCCGCGGTGGTCCTCGGTGCCCACCGATCACGAGAACAACCGGCGGAAGCGGACCTGGCAGAATCCGATTCGGGTGATCACCGGGGAGGAGCTGACCCCGTTCGTGCGGGTCGCGGTGGTGGCCGAGGCGACCAGCATGATGACCAACTGGGGCGACAAGGGCATCGGGTTCATCAATACCGATATGACGCTGGGCCTTTCGCGCCAGCCGCTCGGCACCGAGATCGGCGTCGAGGCCGACAGCCACTTCAGCGAACACGGCATGGCGGTCGGGGTGGCGACGCTGTTCGACCGGGGTGGGTCGTTCGGCAGCTGCATGGTGACCTCCGTGTCCAATGCGGGACGCCAGATCAGCACCGCGCAACTCGACATGGTGATGCGCCGCCGGCGGTGA
- a CDS encoding DUF397 domain-containing protein, with protein MTDISATPFDRSNLLWRKSTFSNPSGNCVELAPMADGQVAVRNSRDPEGSLIVYTRPEIDAFLRGAKSGEFDDLAR; from the coding sequence ATGACGGACATCTCGGCAACCCCCTTCGATCGCTCGAATCTGTTGTGGCGCAAGAGCACCTTCAGCAACCCCAGTGGGAACTGCGTGGAACTGGCCCCGATGGCCGACGGGCAGGTCGCGGTGCGTAACTCGCGTGACCCGGAAGGCTCGCTGATCGTGTACACCCGCCCGGAGATCGACGCGTTCCTGCGCGGCGCGAAGAGCGGAGAATTCGACGACCTCGCGCGCTGA
- a CDS encoding APC family permease: MVSPIDVAKRLVLGRPFRSDRLGETLLPKRLALPIFASDPLSSVAYATQEILLILTLGGLTYLHFTPLVAGGVVVLLAVVALSYRQVVQAYPSGGGSYEVVAENLGALPGLVVAAALLVDYVMTVAVSVSAGVDNIISAIPELNPYRVAVNLAFIVFLTAMNLRGVRESGRAFAIPTYGFILGIFALIAVGLGQTLLGHTPVAESAHYEIHAEQVGLSTAGLAFLLLRAFSSGCTALTGAEAISNGVPAFRKPKARNAARTMTAMGVIAIAMFAGVTALAMITKTRVVENACDLIGFSGDCHTDAQKTVIAQISAAVFGGHSVAFYYLMVTTALILILAANTAYNGFPLLNSILAQRRYMPRQLHTRGDRLAFSNGIILLAVVAGTLIYAFHGSTTRLIQLYILGVFTSFTLCQTGMVRHWNRELLRAEGGAERLRVHRARLINAFGACFTGVVLVVVMITKFTHGAYLVVIAIPVLVALMWSIHRHYSSVRTELAIDPGEIETLPGRVHALVLVSGWHKATQQAVRFARATRPDTLTAVTVNVDDDDTRALARDWDKYHVGIPLKVIESPYREITRPVLEEIKRQRKSRPRDVVSVFIPEYVVGRWWENLLHNQSSLRLKARLLFEPQVMVTSVPWQLYSSHFRDPMRFEHSPGEIRRGITGPGDAA, translated from the coding sequence GTGGTTTCACCGATCGACGTCGCCAAACGTCTCGTGCTCGGGCGTCCGTTTCGCAGCGATCGGCTCGGCGAGACGCTGTTGCCCAAACGGCTGGCGCTGCCCATTTTCGCCAGTGACCCGTTGTCGTCGGTCGCCTACGCGACCCAGGAGATCCTGCTCATCCTCACCCTCGGCGGGCTGACCTATCTGCATTTCACGCCGCTGGTGGCCGGCGGCGTGGTGGTGCTGCTGGCGGTGGTGGCGCTGTCGTATCGCCAGGTGGTGCAGGCGTATCCGTCCGGCGGCGGGTCCTACGAGGTGGTCGCGGAGAACCTCGGCGCGCTGCCGGGGCTGGTGGTGGCGGCCGCGCTGCTGGTCGACTACGTGATGACCGTGGCGGTCTCGGTGTCGGCGGGCGTGGACAACATCATCTCCGCGATCCCGGAGCTGAACCCGTATCGGGTGGCGGTCAATCTGGCCTTCATCGTGTTCCTGACCGCCATGAACCTGCGGGGCGTGCGGGAATCGGGGCGCGCGTTCGCGATTCCAACCTACGGCTTCATTCTCGGGATCTTCGCGCTCATCGCGGTCGGGCTGGGGCAGACGCTGCTGGGGCACACGCCGGTGGCCGAGAGCGCGCACTACGAGATCCACGCCGAGCAGGTCGGGCTCTCGACGGCGGGACTGGCGTTCCTGCTGCTACGGGCCTTCTCCTCCGGCTGTACCGCGCTCACCGGCGCGGAGGCGATCTCCAATGGCGTGCCCGCGTTCCGCAAACCCAAGGCGCGCAATGCCGCCCGCACCATGACGGCCATGGGCGTCATCGCCATCGCCATGTTCGCCGGGGTGACCGCGCTGGCCATGATCACCAAGACCCGGGTGGTCGAGAATGCCTGCGATCTGATCGGATTCAGCGGCGACTGCCATACCGACGCGCAGAAGACCGTCATCGCCCAGATCTCGGCGGCGGTGTTCGGCGGGCACAGCGTGGCCTTCTACTACCTCATGGTGACCACGGCGCTGATCCTCATCCTGGCCGCCAATACCGCCTACAACGGTTTCCCGCTGCTGAACTCGATTCTCGCGCAACGCCGCTACATGCCGCGGCAGCTGCACACCCGCGGCGACCGGCTGGCCTTCTCCAACGGCATCATCCTGCTGGCGGTGGTCGCGGGCACGCTCATCTACGCCTTCCACGGGTCCACCACGCGACTCATCCAGCTCTACATCCTCGGGGTGTTCACCTCGTTCACGTTGTGCCAGACCGGCATGGTGCGGCATTGGAATCGGGAGTTGCTCCGGGCCGAGGGCGGCGCGGAGCGGCTGCGGGTGCATCGGGCGCGGCTGATCAACGCGTTCGGCGCGTGCTTCACCGGGGTGGTGCTGGTGGTCGTCATGATCACCAAGTTCACCCACGGCGCGTACCTGGTGGTCATCGCGATTCCGGTGCTGGTGGCGCTGATGTGGTCGATTCACCGGCACTATTCGTCGGTGCGGACCGAATTGGCCATCGATCCCGGCGAGATCGAGACGCTGCCGGGACGGGTGCACGCGCTGGTGCTGGTGTCGGGCTGGCACAAGGCGACCCAGCAGGCCGTGCGGTTCGCGCGCGCCACCCGGCCCGACACGCTCACCGCGGTCACGGTCAACGTGGACGACGACGACACCCGCGCCCTCGCGCGTGACTGGGACAAATACCATGTCGGCATTCCGCTGAAGGTGATCGAATCGCCGTACCGGGAGATCACCCGGCCGGTGCTGGAAGAGATCAAACGCCAACGCAAGTCGCGGCCCCGGGATGTGGTGAGCGTCTTCATTCCCGAATACGTGGTCGGGCGCTGGTGGGAGAACCTGCTGCACAATCAGAGTTCGCTGCGGTTGAAGGCGCGGTTGCTGTTCGAGCCGCAGGTGATGGTGACCAGCGTCCCGTGGCAGCTCTACTCCTCGCACTTCCGCGACCCGATGCGCTTCGAGCACTCGCCGGGCGAGATCCGGCGCGGAATCACCGGACCCGGGGACGCCGCCTGA
- a CDS encoding acyl-CoA carboxylase subunit beta, producing the protein MTGTAEKLAELRKLLEIAEEPTGEKGIQKRLAKGVASARERVDMLVDPGSFVEMGALMRSPGNPNALFGDGVVTGRGTVDGRPVVVISHDSGVQGGSVGETFGRRVRIAMEFAYNNACPVVVINDSGGARIQEGVTALAWYATMCRLQEDLSGYVPMVAVMFGKCAAGSVYGPVNMDVMIATDDSYMFVTGPEVIKGITGEDISAEELGGAAVQARNGLLHHVAKSEREALQWAREYLGYLPSSCLEQPPIVNPGLEPEITDSDRELDRIIPDSDRQGYDMHEVLLRLFDDGAFLEIQEAAAQNLITGFARVDGHPVGVIANQPMVLGGALDAACSDKGAYFIRLCDAFNIPLVYVVDTPGVLPGVEEERNGVIKRGGRMFRALIEATVPIVTIVTRKAYGGGYAVMGCKELGVDINFAWPTARIAVIGAEGMVTVTGKKTLAATPPEQRAAVRQQMVDFYNALLDNPWVAAERGYIDAVIEPSATRLEIRKALKLLRDKNAVRKHNPRKHNLFPI; encoded by the coding sequence ATGACGGGTACAGCGGAAAAGCTGGCGGAACTGCGCAAGCTCCTGGAGATCGCCGAAGAACCCACCGGCGAGAAGGGTATCCAGAAGCGTCTTGCCAAAGGCGTCGCCAGCGCCCGAGAACGGGTCGACATGCTGGTGGACCCGGGCAGCTTCGTCGAGATGGGCGCGCTCATGCGCTCGCCCGGCAACCCCAACGCCCTCTTCGGCGACGGCGTGGTCACCGGCCGCGGCACCGTCGACGGCCGTCCGGTCGTGGTCATCTCGCACGACTCCGGCGTGCAGGGCGGGTCGGTCGGCGAGACCTTCGGCCGCCGCGTCCGCATCGCCATGGAATTCGCCTACAACAACGCCTGCCCGGTCGTGGTGATCAACGACTCCGGCGGCGCCCGCATTCAGGAGGGCGTCACCGCGCTGGCCTGGTACGCCACCATGTGCCGGCTGCAGGAGGACCTGTCGGGTTACGTGCCGATGGTCGCGGTCATGTTCGGCAAGTGCGCGGCGGGGTCGGTGTACGGCCCGGTCAATATGGACGTGATGATCGCGACCGACGACTCCTACATGTTCGTCACCGGTCCCGAGGTCATCAAGGGCATCACCGGTGAGGACATCAGCGCCGAGGAGCTGGGCGGCGCGGCCGTGCAGGCCCGCAACGGGCTGCTGCATCACGTGGCCAAGTCCGAGCGCGAGGCGCTGCAGTGGGCGCGCGAGTACCTGGGCTATCTGCCCAGCAGCTGCCTCGAGCAGCCGCCGATCGTGAACCCGGGCCTCGAGCCGGAGATCACCGACTCCGATCGCGAACTGGACCGGATCATTCCGGACTCCGATCGCCAGGGCTACGACATGCACGAGGTGCTGCTGCGCCTCTTCGACGACGGCGCGTTCCTCGAGATCCAGGAAGCGGCCGCGCAGAACCTCATCACCGGATTCGCCCGGGTGGACGGCCATCCCGTGGGTGTGATCGCCAATCAGCCCATGGTGCTGGGCGGTGCGCTGGACGCGGCCTGCTCCGACAAGGGCGCGTACTTCATCCGGCTCTGCGACGCCTTCAACATTCCGCTCGTCTATGTCGTCGACACCCCCGGCGTGTTGCCGGGTGTCGAGGAGGAGCGCAACGGGGTCATCAAGCGCGGCGGGCGCATGTTCCGCGCGCTCATCGAGGCGACGGTCCCGATCGTCACCATCGTGACCCGCAAGGCGTACGGCGGCGGCTACGCGGTGATGGGCTGCAAGGAGCTCGGCGTCGACATCAACTTCGCCTGGCCGACCGCGCGCATCGCCGTCATCGGCGCGGAGGGCATGGTGACCGTCACCGGGAAGAAGACCCTCGCCGCCACCCCGCCCGAGCAGCGGGCGGCCGTGCGGCAGCAGATGGTGGACTTCTACAACGCGCTGCTGGACAACCCGTGGGTGGCGGCCGAGCGCGGCTACATCGACGCGGTCATCGAACCCTCGGCCACGCGGCTCGAGATCCGTAAGGCGCTCAAGCTGTTGCGCGACAAGAACGCGGTGCGCAAGCACAACCCGCGCAAGCACAACCTCTTCCCGATCTGA
- a CDS encoding ABC1 kinase family protein, with amino-acid sequence MTVRAGTPEVIRPDLDTFGFSEWRRTAIVGAVLGRSVVSSVVRGGLRPAKRKRAMAEGVVDGFETLGPMFVKLGQLIASSPGAFPRELADACLRCLDDVPPFPAADARAIIEADLGKPIAELFREFDDEPLSAASIAQVHACVLADGRPAVVKVQRPEIARRMIVDLRAAMRLARALEKRSENARVANTQAVVRDLYEATVAELNFLIEADNQTRARENLTAFGDNTNVAVPEVYWDYTAPRVLCMERMRGMPLDRFDDIRSAHPEPELLIRRLVKAWMESVAVHGLFHGDVHAGNLWLLDDGRVAMLDFGIVGRMQDEWREFVRALFFASAIDNDFRPVARALRALDLVSDDSGDDATIGRQLAVALGPVLSGSLDKLDLGVVSARLLEFGKRRGASGPQQLVLMGKQLGYFERYAVALAPGWKLGRDLYLFRNIFPAEVAAKAAENDVTLPID; translated from the coding sequence ATGACTGTGCGAGCGGGGACGCCCGAGGTGATCAGGCCCGACCTCGACACCTTCGGGTTCTCGGAATGGCGGCGGACCGCCATAGTCGGTGCGGTGCTTGGCCGCTCGGTCGTGAGCAGCGTGGTGCGCGGCGGGCTGCGCCCGGCCAAGCGCAAGCGCGCGATGGCCGAGGGCGTGGTGGACGGCTTCGAGACGCTGGGCCCGATGTTCGTGAAACTGGGCCAGCTCATCGCCTCGTCCCCGGGGGCCTTCCCGCGCGAGCTGGCCGACGCCTGCCTGCGCTGCCTCGACGACGTCCCGCCCTTCCCGGCCGCGGACGCCCGCGCCATCATCGAGGCCGATCTGGGCAAGCCCATCGCCGAGCTGTTCCGCGAATTCGACGACGAGCCGCTCTCGGCCGCCTCCATCGCGCAGGTGCACGCGTGCGTGCTGGCCGACGGCCGCCCCGCGGTGGTGAAGGTGCAGCGCCCCGAGATCGCGCGGCGCATGATCGTGGATCTGCGCGCGGCCATGCGGCTGGCCCGCGCCCTGGAGAAGCGGTCGGAGAACGCGCGCGTCGCCAATACCCAAGCGGTGGTGCGGGATCTGTACGAGGCGACGGTCGCCGAGCTGAACTTCCTCATCGAGGCCGACAACCAGACCCGCGCGCGCGAGAACCTCACCGCCTTCGGCGACAATACGAATGTGGCTGTGCCCGAGGTCTATTGGGACTACACCGCGCCGCGGGTGCTGTGCATGGAGCGGATGCGCGGCATGCCGCTGGACCGCTTCGACGACATCCGTTCCGCGCATCCCGAACCCGAACTGCTGATTCGCCGACTGGTCAAGGCGTGGATGGAATCGGTTGCGGTACATGGCCTTTTCCACGGTGACGTGCACGCCGGCAACCTGTGGCTGCTCGACGACGGCCGGGTGGCGATGCTCGATTTCGGCATCGTCGGCCGCATGCAGGACGAGTGGCGCGAATTCGTGCGCGCGCTGTTCTTCGCCAGCGCCATCGACAACGACTTCCGTCCCGTCGCGCGGGCTTTGCGGGCCCTGGATCTGGTCTCCGACGACAGCGGCGACGACGCCACCATCGGGCGGCAGCTGGCGGTCGCGCTGGGTCCGGTGCTCTCGGGCAGCCTCGACAAGCTGGATCTGGGTGTGGTGTCGGCGCGGCTGCTCGAGTTCGGCAAGCGCCGGGGCGCCTCGGGGCCGCAGCAGCTGGTGCTGATGGGCAAGCAGCTGGGCTATTTCGAGCGGTACGCGGTGGCGCTGGCGCCGGGCTGGAAGCTCGGCCGCGACCTGTACCTGTTCCGCAATATCTTCCCGGCCGAGGTGGCCGCCAAGGCCGCCGAGAACGACGTCACCCTGCCCATCGACTGA